TATTATCAAAGCTGAGTTACATCCAACCAAGTCTCTTCAGATCAGAAGTTTCTTACGTGGAATTCCTAGACAGAGTGCATGTTTCTGAGAAAAAGCTAAGAGCAAAAGGCTTGTGGGAAGTCCCCCATCCCTGGCTGAACCTTCTGATCCCAAGAAGTGAGATTCATGACTTTGCTGAAGAAGTATTTGGCAAAATTCTTAAGGACACAAGTAATGGCCCCATACTCATTTACCCCGTCAACCAAACAAGGTACATACATGCATATGGCTTTTCAAACATGACTCAAACGAACCAGTTTAACTCTGTAGCTTTTCAGAGTTTGTCTTTTATGAGGGTCAATGAACATATCAAATATGGCAACTTGTAATCCGATGGTtgcataaaaattatttactttgaaaatatatgttttccTCCAAAGAAGTTGTAGTCAAACATTTGAATTCTCATGATccgagtattttttttttttgtactttCTGTTGTTACAGATGGAACAGTAAGACATCTTTGGTTACCCCAGAGGAAGATGTTTTTTACCTGGTGGCTTTTCTATCCTCGGCAGTCCCAAATTCTACTGGTGCAAACAGTTTAGAACAGATTGAAGCCCAAAACAAAAGGATCATAGAATTCTACACCAGTGCACAGCTGAAAGTGAAGCAATACCTTCCCCATTACAGCACACAGGAAGAATGGGAAGCCCACTTTGGGTCACAATGGGAGGCATTCGTGGAAAGAAAAAGGGCCTATGACCCACTAGCACTGCTTGCCCCTGGCCACAGAATCTTTCAAAAGGCGGTGTCTGCTTCATGCTAGTCTTAGTGTGTGCGTGAGGTTGTGAACTAATGCTAATTAATCATGTATGTTTCTTCCCTGGCCTTCCTCTCAATAATTGTGAGCGTGGCCAATGCATTTTCTATTCAAAAGGAGGCTTGCTTTTTAGGTCATCATTACAAGATTGTCTCAGGAAAACACCAATAGTCAGTTAGTAGTGATATTTTAAGCTGATTGCAGGAAATTGTATGGCTAAATTTAGGACCACCCTTGTAAGACAAAAATATCagcaaagaaaattattattaaatgtaaagaaaaggttaaataaagagaaattattgtttccttttcttctgATTTTTTAACTGAAATAACTAGCCATTTGTTTGCTTAAACTTTCTTTCTACTGCCATAATCATACAAATAGCACAAAGCAAGCTTGTTCAGAGAGAGGGGAAAAACTCTATCTGGTCAAATTTTCGATTGAACACTTCCCAAATGCCTGTACAATTAGGCACTTGAGTCTTGTAATCTTATTCTACCAGAAGTGAGCTATATTGTTCATGGATTCTGATTCATAATCAGAAGTCAAATTTCAGTAGTCATTTAAAAAGTCATGGGTTTTTCTATTTCCTCCCTTTTTATGTTAGATCATGTGATCAAACCATCTCGACAAAATTTTACCAACTCCTCAATGGAATAATTATTAAGTATAATCTATTGAGAATCTAATCAGAAAATATTGATAATGTGATACTTTTTGCAccataattatattattgaaaaacattaatttttgttatttttttactgCCCTTCATGCAGTTCGAATCCAATAGGCTCATTAACACAACTGTGAGTAACTATGTAATATTACaaactatatattttaagagCTACGACTAATCCATTTTGAAATGCAACTGCAAAGGATCTCACTTCATCTACCTACCAAGATTCCACTTAATTCTTCATCACCTTATGAAATTAACCTAAAATAACGAAACACCTGAGTACATGGTACAACAAAATTTAGTCATACATcacaaaagaaaacatgttcAAAGACAACCAAAAAAATTATCTACTTCTGCTAACCTTTCCTTAATAGCCCTCGACCAATAGAATCCGTAATTTTCGTTCCATCTCTCCTTTTCCTTCTTAAAAATTGGAGAAGCAGTAGACCACTTTTCCGTATTTAAgtttaaccaaaataaaaacagtTGCAAAGATTGAAGGATATCGAAATTtttatatgtaacatcccaCTTAACAAAGACAAATCAAACACTAGGTTAAGAACCAActatttttaagagaaaaatcaTCTGCTGTTATTACTATTACTGACAAGATTTTTTCAGTATCAAAGGACTTTGATTTTTAACCATTACCAGCTATTATTAGCCAGAAACACATGGTCTTCCAGCTAAAAACAAGTTGCGAATAATGGTCCTATATAACAGCACCAATATTCATTCCCCCTCAGCAGCAGCACCAGTCCATCCAAGGCCGGGTCTGCTCACTTGACCCTGTGGTTCTTCATAATCTCGTGCATCACGGATTGAAGCTTCAAAGTCAGTAGAATCACTTGCTACAGGAAGAAAGCTACTGATATCATCCCTGGCACCAAATCCTCCAGCCCTTATAACATCATCAGGTGTTATGGATGCCTCCATGTTTACATCCCCAGCTGCATCAATTTCCACCGCATGTGCACCCTTTGGACAACTTTCACCACCTTTCCAATCAGCTGCTATCCTTGTTTCTGTAACATCTGAAGATTGtgtaaaatttttcaaaacacCTTTGTCCACTCCTATCTTTGGATAATTGGTGTCGGCCAATACATTGTCCACATGAGAGCTCTCCTTATTATCTGTTAAACTCACAATCAAAGGGCATCATGTAACATGATCAGCacatcaaatgaaaataaaagtacaaaaaaaaTCTCACGTAACTAAAGAGAGTCGTATTAGGTAAACATCCACTTCAACCTTGTCTCTGAagtaatttgaatttgaaacaaaattcaaataacgTATCATGCAGCAGAAGACTATACACTCCCTCTTAAAAATAACCCTACCTCAAAGCAAATCCTAAAATAGGTGTTTGCACCAATAGTATAtccaaattcttaattttaCTTATAGTCTTTGACTCTTTGAGAAGCAGTTACATATCATTTGAACAAATGGCTCGCAAATAAAACGGAAAAATACATGTCAATGAACTCGTACAATTCAAAAGGCAAAAATAGTGAGGAGAAGTTtgaaccaaaagaaaaaaaatcatcccGTAGTGCAAATATTGCCTCCAGATGGACGGTCAAAAGAATTCTAGCAAGACATTGCtagaaaatcaatatatatatatatatatatatatatatatatatatataaatatatatatatatatatatatatatatatatatatatatatatatatatatatatatatatatatatatatataaaacaaacatTTGCGCCTAGCTTCAACAGAGTAAATTGATTGACAGAATATATACTGTTGGATGCATTGTCAAGTATCAACCTTACATAGTAATATCAAATATTCATTCCAGATGGACAAGTGGATGAAGTTAGCTCACATAAAATAATGATAGCCCTTACCATTCAGCATCTTATCCGATTTGTTCTCCATGAAAGATAAAAGTTTGCACTAATAGATCCACGTTGTATTCCTATGTAGGTTCATTCACTGCCTCTATAGAGCCGAGAACCCTCAACGTTCCACAGAATTTTCTTAAGTCCTTTCTACACAGAAAGAAGTAAACTACTTAATCAATGTCCCACATACAAGTTGCATGATTGCCTAATACAATTACTCCAAAACAGAGGACTTTCAAAACCAATGGAGAAAAAACTGACATGGAAAGTAAAAGGGAAGAAACACCATACTGTGACTACAATATCtatcaatatttataataaagtattGGCATTTGTCTAATAAAGAGACAAAACACTAACAGGAATTGGAAGGTTGGATTCCTCTTGTTAGAATACTATCCATTTTAGTTATTAgtacttattttttatgttatgtaGTTGTACGAGTGAATTATTCTGCAATACCATGTATAGAATCGTAGGGATAAATAACACAAAGATGCAAGGTACCACTCATGTTGACTTACTTTCATGGATTTGAATCgtcattaatatttttcagaTATTATAGGGCTCACTCTACTGCTGGGGAAGCAAACAAGTATAGAAGTATGTATGACACAAAATGAATGAGAACATTATGTCTCTACAAGGATGAGCAATATTGTAGACTAGTAAGGGGACAGAATTATCTCACTATGATTCatccaaaaatttaatttgtccCTAGAGAGTGTTTAGTCAGTTACAGCAAGCACGAAGCGATAGTCACTAGAGTGGTTTAATTACCCCGTGGAATACATCATAGCTGCATATCAATATCTTCTATATGAAGAAATTGGACATACCCATGTAATAACCTACACGAATGCAAAATTGAGTTGGGTCTCCATCTAAACGAATGtccaaattcaaaatattaaggTGTAATAGGAGAAAACCcaatttccaaaataaataagaaacaatGTGTGGTTGACAAGTCATTTTCAGAAGCAGACTAGAAAGTTTAGGCCAAAAGACGCTTGCAACATGCAAACCTAAATGGATTAAACAATCGATTTATGGGTCTTTTCACGATAACCTGTACTTATATAAATGTTGTTGTGGTTATGGTGTAGTTATTTTCATATAGTATATTTATCCGATAACCTTTACTTATTATATTGTAGTTGTGGATAtagtgttattatgttttattttgttgttagtATAACTGTCTAAGAGGTCACTATGATGAACTATCAACTCTAGTACCATTGATGGGCTTTTTTTAAGGGATATTCTTTagatatacacacacacacatatatatacatgtgtTTGACATAAGCCTGACTTACATAAGGATTTTACACCACTTTTaaccaaaattaaaacattGGATCTTggtatttaaatttatcatttttaccCATATAgaacttagactcacacttcaATTATTCCTAACAACAGCAACTTATGATCAAGAATGAAGATTTGGAAGAGAATGGTGCAGCTAACTTATGATCCTGAACATAGTTGGACATTGCTCCAAGCTCAATTTTCATGAGAGGACCCTAACTCACAAAAATAGATAAACTATGTTCGGAAAACCAGTTTATCCATTTATACATCACCCGTACAATATTTATGAAGAACATTTCTTCGACAAATAttaacagaaaaagaaaattaattaagctTTTACTGTAAACAAGGAGAACTGTTATTAAAAGCATAACATGGTTTTAAGTTTAAACGCAGAAAACTTTCAATTCATTTTACaaacttattttcttcttctatgaGCACTCACAGATTAGTTTATCTAGACAGGTTTATGATCCATTTCTTTTGGGAGAATATCTTATAGGGTATCACTACTTTACAGTGATAGGCAAGCTTCACTCTACTCACCTTGGAGAGAGCCCAGCTTGAATTTAAagctcacacacacacacacacactttgtTTCTCTATATAATTTTGAAGCAACTATAACCACCACTCCCTAGAGGagaaaaaacaagtaaaatactAAGTGTGTCAATCAAATCAACAAGTAACTGACATACTTAAAGACCCAGAAACTTGAATAAGAAGTTGTCCCAATTATTTGTATCTATCCTTATAATGGCAAAAGAAAACAGAACATGGAACCTTTAACACAGACTTTTGCGACTTTCGATTCACGACGAAATAGATGCATTAGCATATACACCGTAAATATAATGCAAGACACTTACACAACGATGAAACAAATTGAAGCATGAGCATACACTGCATAAATAAACGCGAGAAGAAGAGGGTTCAATTGAAAATTGTAGGGTTTAAGAAGGTCGGTAACCAAATGAAAGAGACGCGCCACGTGTCTTCCGGGGGCAGCTTCAGTGCTACGCTGGTGAGTGTAGAGGCCCTCTCGAAACAGGACACCGTGGGTGGTGGTGTGTTGCGTTAAAAAATACTTTGTGGTTTGATATTATGAAAatggttttatttgtttttattttgttggtgCTTTATAATGAGTTATATTGAAAATCatgaagagataaaagaaagtaTAATGCTATTTGTTCGtagtagaattttttttttaaatgtaaagaaaaatatattttttagtgttaataaaagtaaacaaaaataaaaatattttattaaattaaaacaagtattttgtatttattagataaattaaataaataacataaataacatAAGCTTTAATGGTTATTTAGTTTGGTGTGTGTTATAAACCAAACCGTATTGTGCaacacataatatattataaggATTGAGTACAACTACATAATCGAAGATAATGTGGATATGTGATGATTAAATATGCGAGAACGCATATAAATAATGAAGGATAGATTTCATAGTTAGAATAGACCACGTGcttgatattaatattttggtccatttttatttttaattacaggGTGTTGTACATTGTGATATAAGAAATAGCaagtattttatttgtaattaaaaaacgTAATAAAGAGGGAAAAACTTATGTAAAACCtatgaaaataattatcttaataataaaataaatagtaatatttattattattattattagttataattttttaggtGAACACGTGAACAAACAACTTATATACAAAAAATTGTAAGTTAAATAAGGAGTTGTGATAGTTTACATGGTAGTTAAGAgttttggttttgtttcttaaaatatattattttctttttatcactTGGATTATTAATATGATGTCTGAAGgaattaattttgcattttaagtaaattaatcatcactttaattttgtatttaagaTACTTCAATAAAACACACTTTCTTTATCTTgagttgaaattttgatatgtagtttataaaacatattaatttgttttgattattcttgattattaatttgaaatacctgcttaaaatattaattttacattttggtACATATTTTAAAAGACATGATCACCACCTTAGTTTTTATCTCTGAAtcattttagtaaaattaagattttcacTTCAGTTTGATCGAACTGAAATTTTTATCAAAGATATTagatgtatttttatttattttgaatatttttaataactttattaaatttcaatatttttaacttgAATTCTAATCAAATTACAATATTGTTTATGATCTTTGtacaattaatatttcatgacatatatgttttattcataaatggttctacttatttttcttctcaattGATTcctaatttttacaaaattggtacaattaattaaacttaGCCCCTTTTCTAATTAAGAATTTGAGAAAACAAATTGGGGAAATTTGTGAGTGTTTCATCTTCTCTAGTTCGGTTCTTCCTTGATAGAGAAGGGAGGCgctctcttcttccttcttttctgGTTCTGTTTCGATTTGACAAGGAGGGAAAGATACCCTTGTTATTCCTCCTTTTCAATCTAGTTCGTGTTCGCGTCGTAAGGAGAGGAGACTCATTTTCTCTCCTCTGTTTCTGGTTATTCTTGTAGGGAGGGTTTCATTCCCGGCGTCTCAACAATGTGAGGAGCTCGTTTCATTGATGTTCTTATGGTGATGGAGATCGCGGAGGCTCCCTTTCGAAGCAAACCGCGATAGCAGCGGAATGAGTTGTGATTTTCGTTTCGCGTTTCAgattagggttttgttttggGAAATTTCGGGTTTCGTTTCTTgtgttcttgatttttttttgcagATTTGGTTTCGCAATTTAGGGTTAGCGTTCCTGCGTTTGGGTTTTCATGTGATATTGTGATTTGGGATATTTGTTTTcgatttgaaattttgattgtaAATCTGATTTTTGCAATGAGATTTTGGATGTTTCTTATTTGTTCCgtgattaaacaaatttttttacatgtttctctgatttctaattttttttgtcataaacCCTAATTATAGAAAGAACTTTCACTTTCAAAAAGAACTCTAAGTTTATGAATCCTACATTCCCAAGAAGCGATTCCAACAAAAGAAATCAAATCCCTAAATTAAACGTGAAGTGCGAATGAACtctaattttccaaaataaattttcaatttttacgaATCCTAAACTCTAAGTTTTTTTCCAATCCATAATTTGAAGAATTCAGTTTAATTCACTTATatcaagtttttaaattaataaaaaaaatacacgtcagaattaataaaaataatatcattttaaaataaggaTGACTGACTCCATGTTGTACTCTAGTGAACTAAAAAAATCTAGGTTTAAATCCTCGAATAAATCTCAGTTAGGTCCTCATATTTTTAACTGTCTCAATTGagtcataatatttgtaaaattgagccaattttacCCTATTCGTTAAGTTGTCCCAGATGGTGTTAACTTGAGTTCATGTGGTGCATTCTTAAAATGCTAATGAGGCAGtattatattatgtaatat
This sequence is a window from Vigna angularis cultivar LongXiaoDou No.4 chromosome 2, ASM1680809v1, whole genome shotgun sequence. Protein-coding genes within it:
- the LOC108330717 gene encoding uncharacterized protein LOC108330717 produces the protein MENKSDKMLNDNKESSHVDNVLADTNYPKIGVDKGVLKNFTQSSDVTETRIAADWKGGESCPKGAHAVEIDAAGDVNMEASITPDDVIRAGGFGARDDISSFLPVASDSTDFEASIRDARDYEEPQGQVSRPGLGWTGAAAEGE